A single region of the Leishmania panamensis strain MHOM/PA/94/PSC-1 chromosome 21 sequence genome encodes:
- a CDS encoding hypothetical protein (TriTrypDB/GeneDB-style sysID: LpmP.21.0980) has translation MDDLPCWPRYRPIRVIGQGGFGTVYLCVDTEPTSIMYEQQVAVKTVSLNNFSDEEVLMAMSEVSLLRNIGHPNIITYYDSFLHDEDESVQPRKGSTTLVSQPHGDDIAAAGEAFRSQWLCLVTEYMDGGDLASLLRQYSGQGLSGTGSVHQCITLRTEETTTGVHKLHGSSAAVSDNAATGVDQAAASGEDWASRSRRHRQRLAATLRSAPHPPASTCSTTVKVTAMRWDGLGTSSGQTWMSDAPEAAMPATPLGATELEAAGVVRCGSCSSIRKPITTASNATVGSAGTSPPYLASLSGNAEVAAAGRASDPCEPQLPPLPNQLWLESFLITDIAKQCLDALAYLHALCIVHRDIKPSNIYVSKRDGIVKIGDFGVSKLLQPAEPFTTTFVGTPFYLCPELCLGDPYSFGADIWALGVILYELYCLKLPFTSDNVLAQIYVITEGTYDTAALSTPHAFAEPQLAVLETLYGPSFLRSEQLLHSLVVSMVSQMLRVDPAERPSAEELLTGVFGAGGTSRCGSSAGLLATSVTPTPLHRPRHTGVLACGTVSTPSQRGSSSAAAAGEIAPTTSQASLNRLGPLASEQHALWAGTLVAAAFNTMQQQQQPPATPPPHRQQGASLVSSTTSRSRCSRAKRDGVAKDVTDAHSTLAVLVKASVTETLQGMPPAQRERLGSRAAAKERGEREEHSPAMLPVSSPRLTPSLTLSRSSVVAGVRSNSANGQVTLFSLDLAGRGRAEVFPLCKESGGGAVVTSPPSLELADCTALHLLPAAPFPLEQLYDGLTSIRESSVNVRGTTRKQRTVEDKGPVRSPLGEQVARRSASASLSLWAADTPRVECSRYEEEDALDHPIGTQTCSEMMELMENIPWLKNAEVFSAIPLSAGCDNVMLVERANRSSVSAIVDDGVVNSATGNTAAGNAQEWAEDAAAASKNSHTAPYQQQPRLSATPPSPLLRPPHNPAQPQRCQWGGGELADPGSGTDSIRMFSDPLLPVNYAGVVFRPTSCVEVTTISPTARTRGGNSSPLSSQSPFQRGTSATVGRTEAESIPSVWQRRVSGGVTAGSEQSSSTPAAPRRGSVSLAALSTTVLTGTPALPASRAGKSQTAPDASDPTSPSPSLQPSGGADKQRAVGTMVGAVTSALRPRLFSSSGREPTVNNAASEARLRPVSAAQTNTAATPSASGVALPTPKARSPGRCEGYSATELEALLRRKLLAHYQRRQRKLGAQRAHHAAQEAAKTAACAKLKALYDEAFASRLGAAPLDAGCTTTYHSSVTVDGFPEVPHEIGIDANERTRAANGSAESGEHFPRDAALATSPARAATQLPLLEAKTFAKGAHAGLLSPKEGVFPPPPSVPFSHDLPILFSLDATARQAEMEELALQAFSAAHARPVEMPAAAVPGTETLTDGGGERKDWLAATPAARRVREAASLAVAVEYQRAAFRHGKAPTRVRVAPPWRPPHDSRDVPGLWETSSAEEEADAAARGQLGLPAPEKVREEVRWRWSAPPSDRDDTTGTTSEDEEIEASSSRTAFSSVTSSTSTSLAPSWVSLASVSRADTLDVPQQTPKESFIAAASLTGVWQRVASRRLARSERKLGGGMAGSLHGSGNARFQEQWASSLQGSLMPPKLTNLDSGSRDEHARDDESAWESLSVPSFVVASAKAAAEASDGRGETGSASASSASTLSSTTSASHCSANHSALDSSHLHHTKGGERKDVGGSSEDDDSSADSSSDSALSSTAGVVSHSFDDVPSSTDTGYAGAEARAAEMKTESDDDEEDDMSYTYTVQLDAETGRRYFEYVCPVAVEVVGAFPGGYRVVSAEAALRALDSAVTAPFSATLVPASGHHIIKQDSSGLATRMLTVEALRLSAIPRLCEGGNDTATESGSISNGFGQGKGSLVGGGYCVTCQEAGDFGAAAASPSPLPVPPPSTSLVSLPPDAGETLDFTATPGKQQRHAPATDTIASPEGPSSARADAFHLVCRSIASRQHYTTARGAVTSSSRSTDSNKGGGSATARLGGLAASLHLSGAPVEKVATPPCPSYLALAALSENTTAKVRTPLTHFSSAESTSTLVNAGVLPVSTSALANADGCVSQGFLCDQARAQGQAAVALEQEIAAVVGATWRVRVPSSLSAPPLGSPSALMLSSPGLGLEKSQQQHQCTAPLQHIRLPLSLALRPLRQRTRFVGLLWRLWVSLMVSDLALRRVLLERHNSAPSPSPSCTFAEAFGDWVAPPRNADVNERTGVDVSLSDEARTSHRFSRSISFTDDNATADSRELQALASLMPPSHSSPRKWGLYYVESRTQCAVQLRTDADWAVVRRKVGEMGTMLPFVRLYLLLEEAEQASE, from the coding sequence ATGGATGACCTGCCTTGCTGGCCGCGTTACCGACCGATCCGCGTGATCGGTCAGGGCGGCTTTGGCACAGTGTACCTCTGCGTTGACACGGAGCCGACCAGCATTATGTatgagcagcaggtggctgTCAAGACCGTCTCGCTCAACAACTTTTCCGATGAGGAGGTGCTCATGGCGATGTCAgaggtgtcgctgctgaggaaTATTGGGCACCCTAACATAATCACCTACTACGACTCGTTTCTGCACGATGAGGATGAGTCAGTGCAGCCACGGAAGGGAAGCACCACGCTCGTTTCACAGCCTCATGGCGACGACATCGCCGCAGCTGGGGAGGCCTTTCGATCGCAGTGGCTCTGTCTTGTGACGGAGTACATGGATGGCGGCGACCTTGCTtccctgctgcggcagtaCAGCGGCCAAGGACtgagcggcaccggcagtgTGCACCAATGCATAACGTTGAGGACAGAGGAGACGACCACCGGAGTGCACAAGCTGCATGGATCGTCCGCTGCTGTATCAGACAACGCTGCTACAGGCGTCGATCAAGCGGCAGCGAGTGGGGAGGACTGGGCGAGTCGCAGCCGACgacaccgccagcgcctcgcaGCGACTCTCCGCTCCGCCCCGCATCCACCGGCATCGACGTGTTCCACAACAGTGAAGGTAACCGCGATGCGGTGGGACGGCCTTGGCACTTCCTCCGGCCAGACGTGGATGTCTGACGCACCGGAGGCAGCGATGCCCGCTACCCCGCTTGGGGCCACCGAATTGGAGGCAGCTGGTGTGGTGCGTTGTGgtagctgcagcagcatccgaAAACCCATTACGACCGCCAGCAATGCTACCGTCGGCTCTGCCGGCACGAGCCCGCCGTACCTCGCCAGCTTAAGTGGTAATGCTGaggttgccgctgctggccgcGCCTCTGACCCGTGTGAACCCCAGCTCCCGCCTCTGCCGAATCAGCTGTGGCTTGAATCCTTCCTAATCACAGACATTGCAAAGCAGTGCCTCGATGCTTTAGCCTACTTGCATGCGCTGTGCATCGTCCACCGCGACATCAAGCCGTCCAACATATACGTCTCAAAGCGCGACGGCATCGTTAAGATCGGTGATTTTGGCGTGTCGAAGTTGCTGCAACCCGCGGAGCCCTTTACGACGACGTTTGTGGGGACCCCGTTTTACCTCTGCCCTGAGCTCTGCCTGGGTGACCCCTACTCCTTCGGTGCCGACATCTGGGCACTTGGTGTGATCCTGTATGAACTCTACTGCCTGAAGCTACCCTTCACCTCTGACAACGTGCTAGCGCAGATCTACGTCATCACGGAAGGCACCTATGACACTGCCGCACTGAGCACGCCGCATGCCTTCGCAGAGCCTCAGCTGGCCGTGCTGGAGACGCTCTACGGCCCTTCCTTTCTCCGCtctgagcagctgctgcactccCTTGTCGTGAGTATGGTTAGTCAGATGCTGCGGGTTGACCCAGCAGAGCGCCCCTCAGCTGAAGAGCTGCTAACTGGCGTGTtcggcgccggcggcacgTCACGGTGCGGCTCGAGCGCAGGTCTCCTGGCCACCTCGGTGACGccgacaccgctgcaccgcccccGACACACCGGTGTACTAGCCTGCGGCACCGTCTCCACCCCTTCGCAGCGCGGGTCATcatccgctgccgcagctgggGAAATAGCGCCAACCACGTCGCAAGCGTCGCTCAACCGCTTAGGTCCTTTAGCAAGTGAGCAGCACGCTCTGTGGGCAGGCACCCTCGTCGCGGCCGCGTTCAATACtatgcagcagcaacagcagccaccagcaacgccacccccgcaccggcagcaaGGAGCATCTCTCGTTTCCTCTACAACTTCCaggagtcgctgcagccgcgcgaAGAGGGACGGCGTGGCTAAGGATGTCACTGACGCGCACTCCACCCTCGCTGTTCTCGTGAAGGCGTCTGTTACGGAAACACTCCAAGGTATGCCGCCCGCGCAGCGCGAACGTCTTGGCAGCCGTGCAgcggcaaaagagaggggtgaaagagaggagcatTCGCCGGCGATGCTGCCTGTGTCATCGCCAAGATTGACGCCCTCCTTGACGCTCTCTCGTTCTAGCGTGGTGGCCGGCGTGCGAAGCAACAGCGCCAACGGACAGGTCACGCTATTTTCACTGGACCTCGCCGGGCGCGGACGGGCAGAGGTGTTTCCACTGTGCAAggagagcggcggtggtgctgtcgtCACCTCGCCACCGTCTCTTGAGCTTGCTGACTGCACGGCTCTGCATCTgcttcctgcagcaccgttcccgctggagcagctctACGACGGACTCACCAGCATCCGCGAATCTTCCGTGAACGTCAGAGGCACGACTAGAAAGCAGCGTACGGTCGAAGACAAGGGACCAGTGAGGTCTCCACTAGGGGAACAGGTCGCACGGCGGTCAGCCTCAGCTTCATTATCCCTGTGGGCAGCTGACACGCCACGCGTCGAGTGCAGCCGctacgaggaggaggatgcgcTGGACCATCCCATCGGCACGCAGACATGCAGTGAGATGATGGAGCTGATGGAGAACATTCCGTGGCTCAAGAATGCCGAGGTCTTCTCCGCCATTCCGCTCTCCGCCGGCTGTGACAACGTTATGCTTGTTGAGCGCGCGAATCGAAGCTCTGTGTCTGCAATCGTCGATGACGGCGTGGTAAACTCTGCCACCGGCAACACAGCAGCTGGCAATGCCCAGGAGTGGGCAgaggatgctgctgctgcgtcgaaGAATTCGCACACTGCGCcgtaccagcagcagccgcgcctgtcagcgacaccgccgtcaccgctgctgcggccaccgCACAATCCGGCTCAGCCGCAACGGTGTCAgtggggtggaggtgagCTCGCTGATCCAGGAAGTGGTACGGACAGCATACGGATGTTCTCGGATCCCCTGCTGCCGGTAAACTACGCCGGGGTCGTCTTTCGCCCAACTTCATGTGTCGAGGTGACAACAATCAGCCCCACTGCGAGAACCAGGggaggcaacagcagcccTCTTAGCTCACAATCCCCGTTCCAGAGAggcacctccgccacagtGGGGAGGACCGAGGCGGAGAGCATACCGTCAgtgtggcagcgccgcgtctcAGGTGGGGTCACTGCTGGGAGTGAGCAGTCGTCATCCACCCCAGCCGCCCCGCGCCGCGGAAGTGTGTCGCTGGCTGCCTTGTCCACGACAGTACTGACAGGgacgccagcgctgccagcCTCGCGCGCAGGCAAGTCGCAGACGGCACCGGATGCCAGCGATCCCACGTctccgtcgccgtcgctgcaacCGAGCGGAGGCGCGGACAAGCAGCGGGCAGTGGGAACGATGGTAGGCGCAGTTACTTCTGCCTTGCGCCCGCGGTTGTTCTCATCCTCCGGTCGTGAGCCCACAGTGAACAATGCTGCTAGTGAGGCGCGCCTGCGGCCGGTCAGTGCCGCACAAACGAacactgcagcgacgccatcgGCGAGCGGGGTAGCGCTGCCTACCCCCAAAGCGCGTTCTCCTGGCCGCTGCGAGGGCTACTCCGCCACTGAGTTGGAGGCCCTCCTGCGGAGGAAGCTGCTTGCCCACTATCAGCGGCGTCAGCGGAAGTTGGGTGCGCAGCGAGCCCACCAtgcagcgcaggaggcggcCAAGACCGCAGCCTGTGCAAAGCTGAAGGCGTTGTATGACGAGGCCTTCGCTTCTCGACTTGGAGCGGCGCCATTGGACGCaggctgcaccaccacgtaCCACTCCAGCGTCACTGTGGATGGCTTTCCAGAGGTGCCACACGAGATCGGCATCGACGCTAACGAGCGCACGAGGGCTGCAAATGGCTCGGCTGAGAGCGGAGAGCACTTCCCGAGAGATGCCGCCCTGGCGACATCCCCCGCAcgcgcggcgacgcagctgcctcTACTGGAGGCGAAAACCTTTGCCAAGGGCGCGCATGCTGGACTGCTCTCGCCGAAGGAAGGGGTGtttccaccgccgccgtcggtcCCATTCTCTCATGACTTGCCGATTCTGTTTTCACTCGATGCCACGGCGCGACAGGCCGAGATGGAGGAGTTGGCGCTTCAGGCTTTTTCTGCTGCTCATGCCCGTCCTGTGGAGatgccagcggcggctgttCCCGGGACTGAGACGCTAACGGACGGTGGGGGTGAGCGCAAGGACTGGCTCGCTGCGACCCCCGCTGCGCGTCGTGTCCGCGAGGCCGCGTCGCTAGCGGTCGCCGTGGAGTATCAGCGTGCCGCCTTTCGCCACGGCAAGGCTCCTACACGGGTGCGTGTCGCTCCCCcgtggcggccgccgcacgACTCACGTGACGTGCCGGGTCTCTGGGAGACGTCctcggcggaggaggaggcagacgcagcagcacgtggaCAACTGGGGCTCCCCGCGCCAGAAAAAGTACGGGAGGAagtgcggtggcgctggagtGCGCCGCCTTCTGACCGGGATGACACGACGGGGACGACATCCGAGGACGAAGAGATAgaggcgtcgtcgtctcgcACCGCCTTTTCATCCGTTACGTCTTCGACCTCGACGTCGCTGGCGCCGTCGTGGGTGTCGTTAGCGTCGGTGTCTCGAGCCGATACCCTCGACGTACCTCAGCAAACTCCAAAGGAGTCTTTCATTGCTGCGGCATCACTAACGGGTGTGTGGCAGCGCGTAGCAAGTCGGAGACTCGCGCGTAGCGAGCGTAAGTTGGGTGGTGGTATGGCTGGCTCGCTGCATGGCTCTGGCAATGCTCGTTTTCAAGAGCAGTGGGCATCCTCGCTGCAGGGATCTCTCATGCCACCGAAGCTTACCAACTTGGACAGTGGTAGCAGAGATGAACACGCACGCGACGACGAGAGCGCATGGGAGTCTTTGAGTGTGCCGAGTTTCGTGGTCGCGTCGGcaaaggcggcggcagaggcgagTGACGGAAGAGGTGAGACAGGCTCGGCCTCtgccagctccgcctcgactctctcctccaccacgtcGGCATCGCACTGCTCTGCTAACCACAGCGCCCTTGATTCGAGCCACCTGCACCACACCAAGGGCGGAGAGCGGAAAGACGTGGGCGGCAGCTcagaagacgacgacagcagcgccgacagcagcTCTGACAGTGCGCTGTCCTCGACAGCAGGGGTGGTGTCTCACTCATTTGATGACGTCCCCTCCTCGACGGATACCGGCTACGCCGGGGCAGAAGCCCGTGCGGCAGAAATGAAGACGGAgagcgatgacgacgaggaggacgacatGTCGTACACGTACACGGTGCAGCTGGACGCAGAGACGGGGCGGCGCTACTTCGAATACGTGTGCCCTGTAGCAGTGGAGGTGGTAGGCGCATTTCCAGGCGGTTATCGTGTCGTGTCGGCGGAAGCGGCCTTGCGCGCTCTGGACTCCGCTGTGACGGCTCCCTTCTCCGCAACACTGGTGCCCGCTAGCGGGCATCACATCATAAAGCAAGACAGCAGTGGGCTGGCGACGCGAATGCTTACCGTGGAGGCGCTGAGGTTGTCCGCAATACCGAGGCTTTGCGAGGGCGGCAACGATACGGCGACCGAGAGTGGCAGTATCAGCAACGGCTTCGGCCAAGGCAAGGGATCCCTTGTCGGTGGGGGCTACTGTGTCACGTGTCAGGAGGCCGGTGActtcggcgctgccgctgcctcgccatCGCCACTTCCGGTCCCCCCTCCATCCACGTCGCTGGTGTCTTTACCCCCGGACGCTGGAGAGACTCTAGACTTCACGGCTACACCAGGGAAACAGCAGAGGCATGCACCGGCAACGGATACCATTGCCTCACCCGAAGGGCCCTCATCGGCACGAGCAGATGCTTTTCACTTGGTTTGCCGTTCTATCGCCAGCCGTCAGCACTATACGACCGCGCGGGGCGCAGTCACATCGTCGAGCCGCAGTACCGATAGCAACAAGGGTGGAGGCAGTGCCACTGCGCGCCTTGGCGGGCTCGCGGCCTCGTTACACTTGAGCGGGGCACCAGTCGAGAAGGTGGCGACACCTCCTTGCCCTTCGTacctggcgctggcggcactTTCCGAGAACACCACGGCGAAAGTGCGCACGCCATTGACTCACTTCTCTTCAGCTGAATCTACCTCGACCTTAGTGAATGCAGGGGTACTCCCCGTCTCCACGAGTGCCTTGGCCAATGCTGATGGCTGTGTGTCGCAGGGTTTCCTGTGTGACCAGGCTCGCGCACAAGGCCAGGCAGCTGTGGCTCTGGAGCAGGAGatcgccgctgtcgtggGGGCGACGTGGAGGGTGCGGGTACCATCAAGTCTATCAGCTCCGCCTCTGGGTTCTCCATCAGCGCTGATGCTGAGCAGCCCAGGCCTGGGGCTGGAGaaatcgcagcagcagcaccaatgCACAGCACCGCTCCAGCACATCCGtcttcctctgtctctcgctctccgaCCACTGAGGCAGCGCACTCGCTTTGTTGGACTCCTGTGGCGTCTGTGGGTGTCCCTGATGGTCAGTGActtggcgctgcgtcgggtGCTTCTTGAACGTCACAACAGCGCGCCGTCACCTTCTCCGAGCTGCACGTTTGCGGAGGCTTTTGGAGACTGGGTCGCACCCCCTCGCAATGCGGACGTGAATGAGCGGACTGGGGTGGATGTGTCCTTGTCAGACGAGGCGCGCACTAGCCACCGTTTTAGCCGCAGCATCTCCTTCACCGACGACAACGCGACGGCAGACTCACGGGAGTTGCAGGCGTTGGCTTCTCTTATGCCACCTTCCCATTCCTCGCCGCGCAAGTGGGGACTGTACTACGTGGAGTCGCGCACCCAATgtgctgtgcagctgcgcaccgaCGCGGACTGGGCTGTGGTGCGGCGCAAGGTAGGTGAGATGGGCACAATGCTTCCCTTCGTGCGTCTGTACTTGCTGcttgaggaggcggagcaggcCTCCGAGTag
- a CDS encoding hypothetical protein (TriTrypDB/GeneDB-style sysID: LpmP.21.0990), with product MWASWRSSATLAPEASTSANAAASPSPLLFSSSSIAASPQWRLISTISHKACRQLTKYPAHYIYISAVSGLVLTVTGTVLAYHIVHRGESCERYGRRSSASQTLSHGAGTSSGCAAGQSGGVKGAKAAQVRRGAEKGDDDIEFADPAERAFFSYVHRIKTQKETPLLAALTNLETAAAELVEVRRRHAPQGGLVKHEGSEGGEERGHDSSNAHSDGNHDDVSDHGVVAEAQAKVYRLAAIADELLTQWICSLDGVPVRQSEALKQQRKALVQEAAALARRISPHLPHIEK from the coding sequence ATGTGGGCATCGTGGAGATCATCGGCCACCCTCGCACCAGAGGCCAGCACAAGCGCGAACGCGGctgcgtcgccatcgccactgCTGTTCTCATCTTCGTCCATCGCTGCGTCCCCACAATGGCGGCTGATCTCGACCATCTCGCATAAGGCTTGTCGCCAACTCACCAAGTACCCAGCGCATTACATCTACATTTCCGCAGTATCGGGACTCGTGCTCACCGTCACCGGAACTGTTCTCGCTTATCACATTGTACACCGCGGGGAGAGCTGCGAGAGGTATGGGCGCCGGAGCTCTGCCTCGCAGACGCTGTCACATGGTGCAGgaaccagcagcggctgcgcagccggTCAGTCGGGGGGCGTGAAGGGGGCGAAGGCTGCTCAGGTGCGGCGTGGGGCTGAGAAGGGTGACGACGACATTGAGTTTGCCGACCCGGCCGAGCGCGCTTTTTTCTCCTACGTCCATCGAATCAAAACGCAAAAGGAGACGCCCCTCTTGGCCGCGCTCACCAACCTCGAAACAGCCGCCGcggagctggtggaggtgcgGCGAAGGCACGCTCCTCAGGGCGGCCTCGTCAAGCACGAGGGTAGCGAAGGTGGTGAGGAGCGTGGTCATGATTCGAGCAATGCCCATAGTGACGGTAATCATGATGATGTTAGTGACCATGGCGTCGTGGCTGAGGCACAGGCAAAGGTGTACCGTCTCGCCGCTATCGCGGATGAGCTTCTGACACAGTGGATCTGCAGCCTGGATGGCGTGCCGGTGCGTCAGAGCGAAGCGCTCAAGCAGCAACGAAAGGCCTTGGTGCAGGAGGCAGCCGCCCTAGCGCGGCGCATCTCGCCGCATCTTCCACATATAGAGAAGTAA